In the Egibacteraceae bacterium genome, ACGCACGGTCGCGCGGGTGCCGTCCGCGCGCCTTTCGAGCCGCTGTAGTGCCGTCTTGGCACTGCGTCCCCATGCCCGTGACTGCTGCCGCCACGCCGCCGGATCGGCGCGCAGCGCGGCGCTGTCCGCTTCCGCGCGGATTCGCCGCCACCCCTCGTAGCGATCCTCGCTGAGCGCCCCTTACGCGAGCGCGTCGAGCCCCGCGCATCCTGGTTCGTGCTGAAGCGTGCAGTCGTCGAAGCGGCAGCCGACAGCGAGCTCGTCGACCTCGGGGAACGTCATGCTGATGCCTTCGTCGACGGCTCCCGGTGTCAGGGCCCGCAGGCCAGGGGTGTCGAGGACCATGCCACCGCCGGGCAGGACGACGAGCTCACGGTGTGTCGTGGTGTGCCGACCCTTGCGATCGCCTTCGCGCACCTCGCTCGTGGCGAGCCGTTCGCGGCCCAGGAGCGCGTTCACCAAATGACGACTTGCCCGCTCCCGACGCACCGATCAAGGCGAGCGTCCTGTTGGGCTGCAGCAGCTGCGTGAGCGTCGCAAAGCCGCGACCGTCGGTGCTCGACAGGACGAGGACCTCCACACCGGGGGCGCTGCTCTCCGCGACGGCCACTGCGGCACCCGCGTCCTCGCGCACCGCGACCCAGTCCCCGGCCACCGGGTTGCCGTCCCGTGGGAGCGGAAGCCTGCGCTCCCAGCCGGACCCGGCGCCCACATGCACGGCCTCCTGTCGCGGGACGGCATGCCACCGAGCCTGCTGCTCGCCGCCGGCCGGGACGAGATGCGTGGGTACGGCGGCGAGGTGTCCACCGATGCCGTCAAATGTCACAGGCCGCACCACCGTGCCGGGCGTGTGGGCGTCGAAGCCGTCGGCGGGCACGTCGTCGACCTGCGACGGTGACGAGGTGTTCGGATCTGCCTGGGACGACCAGCCTGTCCAGCGCGCCGGCTCGTTCGCCGAG is a window encoding:
- the rsgA gene encoding GTPase RsgA, which codes for MNALLGRERLATSEVREGDRKGRHTTTHRELVVLPGGGMVLDTPGLRALTPGAVDEGISMTFPEVDELAVGCRFDDCTLQHEPGCAGLDALA